The following proteins come from a genomic window of Perognathus longimembris pacificus isolate PPM17 chromosome 12, ASM2315922v1, whole genome shotgun sequence:
- the Penk gene encoding proenkephalin-A, producing MARLLSLCTWLLALGPGLLASTKPQCTQDCATCSYHLVRPGDIDFLACMLECEGHQSSSKVWEACKELLQVKSSEFPQDITHPLTESSKQEEGHLLAKKYGGFMKRYGGFMKKMDELYPAEPEEEAHGGEILAKRYGGFMKKDAGEGDALANSSDLLKELLGTGGDNPEQEPQPLESSDHQEDPGKRYGGFLRGLRRSPPGDEDAKELQKRYGGFMRRVGRPEWWMDYQKRYGGFLKRFAESLPSEEEGESYSKEVPEVGKRYGGFMRF from the exons ATGGCGCGGCTCCTGAGCCTCTGCACCTGGCTGCTGGCGCTGGGCCCCGGCCTCCTGGCCTCCACGAAGCCCCAGTGCACCCAGGACTGCGCGACGTGCAGCTACCACCTGGTGCGCCCCGGCGACATCGACTTCCTG GCCTGCATGCTGGAATGTGAAGGCCACCAGTCCTCGTCCAAAGTCTGGGAGGCCTGCAAGGAGCTGCTGCAGGTGAAGTCGTCCGAGTTCCCCCAAGACATCACCCACCCGCTCACAGAAAGCAGCAAGCAGGAGGAGGGCCACTTGCTGGCCAAGAAGTACGGGGGGTTCATGAAGAGATACGGAGGTTTCATGAAAAAGATGGACGAGCTTTATCCCGCCGAGCCGGAGGAAGAGGCCCACGGAGGGGAAATCCTTGCCAAGAGGTATGGCGGCTTCATGAAGAAGGACGCGGGAGAGGGAGACGCCCTGGCCAACTCCTCCGATCTGCTGAAAGAGCTGCTGGGCACCGGCGGCGACAACCCCGAGCAagagccccagcccctggagagcaGTGACCACCAGGAGGACCCGGGCAAGAGGTACGGGGGCTTCCTGCGAGGCCTCCGGAGAAGCCCCCCGGGGGACGAGGACGCCAAGGAGCTGCAGAAGCGCTACGGAGGCTTCATGCGGAGGGTGGGCCGCCCCGAGTGGTGGATGGATTACCAGAAAAGATACGGGGGCTTCCTCAAGCGCTTCGCCGAGTCCCTGCCCtcggaggaagaaggagaaagttaTTCCAAAGAAGTTCCCGAGGTGGGAAAACGATATGGAGGATTCATGCGGTTTTAA